The nucleotide window TCATTATCTGCCAGTTTATTCTTAATGCAACAATGGCTGGAAGGGTTTGAATATCGGATGCCTTCCTATGCTGACATCCTGATCATTGGACCGGTTCTGTTATTATTGATCTTGCTTTTTGCCTTTGGGTCTCAATCGCTCAACGCAGCCATGAGTAATCCGGTAGATGGGTTGTGAAATGAGTAATTCGCATTGACCAGCAAAATATTCAACAGGGATGATCCAATCGGTAGTCCCGTTTTTGATTTAATAACTTCAGTCTTTCTAACTTCACACCCCAATCCCTGTTATCCTTGAGTACGAAGAAAATCATCAAACTGATCACCAAAATTGGCGTAGTAGGCGGGTTGACTTACCTTTTGCCTAAGCTGATGACTTTTTACATCCTTTGCGGGCTGTATGACGTGAGCAGGAACCGTCCGGTTACCTGGAAATTGGTTCAGAATTACTTCTTCAGTAAGGGTATACTGGTTTGGGTGCTGTCGCCTTTGAACATATTGATGGACTTGCTTTCCTTGCCTTTCATTAACAAAGGAGTTTACCAATTAGAAGACCTCCCAAAAGGCTATCAAGAGGAAATTGAGCAGTTGATCCAGGCTTCCGATCAGGATTATGTGCATGAAGAGGTCCGAAAAAGGTCGTCTGAGCATAAACGCGGAATGATCTTTTTCAAGTGGTACCTGAAGAATCGTCAGAATGATTTTCATATTGAGAAATTCCATGAGTCGTTCAAGACGGTAACAACCATCGG belongs to Cytophagales bacterium and includes:
- a CDS encoding aspartyl/asparaginyl beta-hydroxylase domain-containing protein, with the protein product MSTKKIIKLITKIGVVGGLTYLLPKLMTFYILCGLYDVSRNRPVTWKLVQNYFFSKGILVWVLSPLNILMDLLSLPFINKGVYQLEDLPKGYQEEIEQLIQASDQDYVHEEVRKRSSEHKRGMIFFKWYLKNRQNDFHIEKFHESFKTVTTIGISVFNKKVSTSAHFGPLRASIRVLYNINTMIGKDAYIEVGDVKHYWSENKLFIFDDTLQHQSFNNTDDLRYCLFVDIIRPSMVPWLFRGIVRVLNVTMGSINGIFYKNWKKIK